The following is a genomic window from Sporocytophaga myxococcoides DSM 11118.
AAAATCTTCATTGAAGAATCTACCGGAAATAAAATCGCAGGGTTAAAGTATGTGTTACAAATTGCACCACCATTAGGGTTAACCACTTTAGCGCCTTTAGATTCCGCATCTTTTATCAAGTCAGTAAGGTATCCTGGTTTTTCAGGCTCTGGTAGCGGAGTGATGGAAACACCATCTTCCCAAGGCATACCTCTCTTTAGTTTATCAAGCTCAGTTACAAATTTCTGAATGAACTGATCTTTAATTTTATTATGAACAAAAATGATCTTTAATGCAGTACAACGTTGTCCATTGAAAGAAAGCGAACCTAACAAACATTCCTTAACAGCATTATCAAGATCTGCGTGAGGAAGCACAATACCAGGGTTTTTAGCTTCAAGAGCTAAAACTGATCTCAGCCTATTTGGTTTAGGATGCTGACTTTTTAGTACGTTAGCTGATTTACTTGTACCTATAAAAGCCAATACATCAATTTTACCGGTTGACATCAATGGACCGACTGTGGCTCTGCCTCTTCCGTAAACTATGTTTACAACACCAGCAGGAAAACACTCCTGAAAAGCGGCAAGCAATGGTCTATGTAGGAGTACACCAATTTTCGCAGGTTTAAATACGATAGTGTTTCCCATAATCAGGGCAGGAATAAGAGTGGTGAAAGTCTCGTTCAAGGGATAATTGTATGGTCCCATACAAAGCACTACCCCAAGCGGTCCCCTTCTTACTTTCCCGATGATTCCCTGTTCAATTTCAAATCTTGAAGATTTTCTGTCGAGTATTTTTAATGCATTAATTGTATCATTTATGTATTCTACTGTTCTGTCAAATTCTTTTTCGGAATCCTTAAGTGGCTTTCCGGTTTCCCACATA
Proteins encoded in this region:
- a CDS encoding NADP-dependent glyceraldehyde-3-phosphate dehydrogenase, which encodes MNFENLFPKEENIPASVKLNGPLHQKEYLINGEIKHAEGATQKVFSPVCIEKDGTLTQVELGSFPLLTEKEAFEAMDAAANAYKNGTGEWPMMHVDQRIKAVEKFTWKMKEKKWEVVNMLMWETGKPLKDSEKEFDRTVEYINDTINALKILDRKSSRFEIEQGIIGKVRRGPLGVVLCMGPYNYPLNETFTTLIPALIMGNTIVFKPAKIGVLLHRPLLAAFQECFPAGVVNIVYGRGRATVGPLMSTGKIDVLAFIGTSKSANVLKSQHPKPNRLRSVLALEAKNPGIVLPHADLDNAVKECLLGSLSFNGQRCTALKIIFVHNKIKDQFIQKFVTELDKLKRGMPWEDGVSITPLPEPEKPGYLTDLIKDAESKGAKVVNPNGGAICNTYFNPAILFPVDSSMKIFHEEQFGPAVPVVAFDDVQEPIDYIVNSNYGQQVSLFGSDSKDLAYLVDRLVNQVCRVNINSQCQRGPDVFPFNGRKDSAEGTLSVEDALRAFSIRTLVAAKEIEPNKVIIKEIVKENHSSFMSTDFIF